In one Thermanaerovibrio velox DSM 12556 genomic region, the following are encoded:
- the murA gene encoding UDP-N-acetylglucosamine 1-carboxyvinyltransferase, with protein MKDKDLPYGTEREKLVIRGGAPLNGVLTAQGAKNAALPIMAASLLLKGKRLTIDRVPDLHDIHTMADLLSHLGVKVEFRDHRMTLDVPEEIGWETPPSLVRKMRASSLVLGPLIARCGRAVLPLPGGCAIGSRPIDFHIRGLSKMGTNFELVQGAFHGRSSGLKPARIYFDFPSVGATENLMMAASLVEGETILENAAREPEVVNLAHALRAMGVFIEGEGSGTIRIKGARELGDARVSVIPDRIEASTYLLAGVITKGKVTVRDVVPEHIDSLCSKLEEAGVEIEVRDDAVTVYPSQYRSVSLKTLPYPGFPTDLQPQMMATMCLANGTSVIHESVFESRFLHVSEFKRMGARIDLQGNTAIVAGVNKLFGAEVHATDLRAGAALVLMGLAAEDETVVCDLEHIWRGYEGIVEKLRALGGKVIVTKED; from the coding sequence ATGAAGGATAAGGATCTACCCTATGGGACAGAGAGGGAAAAGCTGGTAATAAGGGGTGGAGCACCGTTGAACGGGGTGCTTACTGCTCAGGGTGCAAAGAACGCCGCGCTTCCCATCATGGCGGCTTCGTTGCTGCTCAAGGGGAAAAGGCTCACTATAGATAGGGTACCTGATTTACACGATATACATACAATGGCGGACCTTCTAAGTCATTTGGGGGTCAAGGTGGAGTTCAGGGACCATAGGATGACACTGGACGTTCCAGAGGAGATAGGATGGGAGACTCCCCCGTCTCTTGTTCGCAAGATGAGGGCTTCTTCCCTGGTTTTGGGCCCACTCATAGCTAGGTGTGGGAGAGCAGTTTTGCCCTTACCGGGTGGATGTGCCATAGGGAGTCGGCCGATAGACTTTCATATAAGGGGTCTATCCAAGATGGGGACCAATTTTGAGTTGGTCCAGGGGGCTTTTCATGGGAGGTCATCGGGGCTTAAGCCGGCCAGGATATATTTTGATTTTCCTTCCGTTGGAGCCACGGAGAACCTTATGATGGCCGCATCCCTGGTTGAAGGGGAGACCATATTAGAGAACGCTGCTCGAGAACCAGAGGTAGTCAACCTGGCCCATGCCCTTAGAGCCATGGGGGTGTTCATCGAGGGGGAAGGATCTGGCACCATAAGGATAAAAGGTGCTAGGGAGCTAGGAGATGCTAGGGTTAGCGTAATACCCGATAGGATAGAGGCAAGCACCTATCTGTTGGCTGGGGTCATAACAAAGGGGAAGGTCACTGTAAGGGATGTTGTACCTGAACATATAGATTCCCTCTGTTCTAAACTAGAGGAGGCTGGAGTGGAGATAGAGGTTCGAGATGACGCCGTTACTGTTTATCCCAGCCAATATCGATCGGTTTCTCTTAAGACGCTCCCATACCCTGGTTTCCCCACAGATCTTCAGCCTCAGATGATGGCTACCATGTGCTTGGCCAACGGCACCAGCGTGATACATGAGAGTGTTTTTGAGTCCCGATTTTTGCACGTCAGTGAGTTTAAAAGGATGGGCGCTAGGATAGACTTGCAGGGGAACACTGCAATTGTGGCAGGGGTTAACAAGCTCTTTGGGGCAGAGGTTCACGCTACGGATCTTAGGGCTGGTGCCGCGTTGGTGCTGATGGGCCTTGCGGCGGAGGATGAGACTGTGGTCTGCGACCTTGAGCACATATGGAGAGGTTATGAGGGGATAGTCGAGAAGCTAAGAGCCCTTGGTGGCAAGGTAATAGTTACCAAGGAGGACTAA
- the wecB gene encoding non-hydrolyzing UDP-N-acetylglucosamine 2-epimerase — protein MAVDDGRKTVVCVVGTRPEAIKMAPVVMALREENSLNVVLLATGQHSQMLYQALEPFGLSPDHDLKVMKERQSLDYVTSSVLCGVGEFFDEIRPNVVLVHGDTTTTMASALAAFYRHIPVAHVEAGLRSGDMSRPFPEEMNRVVTDRISSLYFAPTGKSKDNLLREGIGEERIWVTGNTVIDALIWMRDKMARPSREDLMAFEGKRFLLVTAHRRESWGEPMREIALALRDILSMDEDLMLLVPMHRNPDVRAVWREVLGDHDRVLLCDPLDYPDFVWAMDKCLFMLSDSGGVQEEASGLKKPVLILRDVTERPEVLEAGVGFLVGTSRERIVSNALEILEGRKALPASMGSPFGDGRASRLIAEVICKFVNNPIFI, from the coding sequence TTGGCCGTTGATGATGGAAGGAAGACGGTAGTTTGCGTGGTGGGTACAAGGCCAGAGGCCATAAAGATGGCGCCAGTGGTTATGGCTCTCAGGGAAGAAAATTCTCTTAATGTGGTTTTGCTGGCTACAGGGCAGCATTCCCAGATGCTGTACCAGGCTTTGGAGCCCTTTGGGCTCAGCCCTGACCATGATCTTAAGGTAATGAAGGAGCGCCAGTCTTTGGATTACGTTACCTCTTCTGTGCTATGTGGGGTGGGGGAGTTTTTTGATGAGATAAGGCCCAATGTGGTCTTGGTTCATGGAGATACCACCACTACAATGGCCTCCGCCTTGGCGGCCTTCTATCGCCATATCCCGGTGGCTCATGTAGAGGCGGGGCTTAGAAGCGGTGACATGAGCCGTCCCTTCCCGGAGGAGATGAACCGGGTGGTTACCGATAGGATCTCTTCCCTTTATTTTGCCCCTACAGGAAAGTCGAAGGATAATCTGTTAAGGGAGGGCATTGGGGAGGAGCGAATTTGGGTCACGGGTAACACAGTTATAGATGCCTTGATATGGATGAGGGATAAGATGGCCAGGCCCTCTCGGGAAGACCTCATGGCCTTTGAGGGCAAACGATTTCTCCTTGTTACGGCCCATAGAAGAGAGTCCTGGGGTGAACCTATGAGGGAGATAGCGTTGGCCCTTAGGGACATTCTATCAATGGATGAGGACTTGATGTTGCTAGTTCCAATGCACAGGAATCCGGACGTTAGAGCCGTTTGGCGTGAAGTTCTGGGCGATCATGACAGGGTGTTACTATGTGATCCCCTTGATTACCCGGATTTCGTTTGGGCCATGGATAAGTGCCTGTTTATGTTAAGCGATAGTGGAGGAGTTCAAGAGGAAGCTTCGGGACTTAAAAAGCCGGTCCTGATCCTTAGGGATGTTACGGAGCGTCCGGAGGTCCTTGAAGCTGGGGTAGGTTTTTTGGTTGGAACGTCTAGGGAGCGGATCGTCTCTAACGCTTTAGAAATATTGGAGGGTAGGAAGGCCTTGCCCGCTTCGATGGGGTCCCCCTTCGGTGATGGAAGGGCCTCCAGGCTGATAGCCGAGGTTATATGCAAGTTCGTCAACAATCCAATCTTTATTTAA